In the genome of Ensifer adhaerens, one region contains:
- a CDS encoding methyl-accepting chemotaxis protein, with translation MNIDGLLSRFRIQTKIFLMVTPFVLSILLVGVVSLYSNQILRGRIEISNVVLQSMDGYKQVFASISGFLREPVKANFDKAAADVAQQKARLADVIATLRGETDVTLLDQALTQTAKIADNNEKLWKLEQQRSAVLADIAKAFATMNDVQTAAGKTVFKLVADATRVQNAQKIALKSSVDIDSQGRKIGDLYTKLNGITDIAERVAAIDAVRADPDLNRLAASLPTDQKDLAVKLNAALKKLKDDSQAGEGAASTAGADLLFLSAKLNKMASDMMRKAVIDLTNADKAITLANTMNRKIASLTTIRSNIEIGVAKMTAAPTQEQVAATRGDIYLFGKTLDDIGATVTDDSTLKDLADGLKGTLDTFSDNVQALLDIFNRKNTEFSAAAAQIDQTWNLLSRFADQQKDAAKEESTSANSISISVVIAGIVIAIFAGIGLILIFRRPIGQITAAMRRLAEGVLDTAIQGDTRRDEIGDMARALGVFKANALEKLRVETVSEEQRLAAEAERVRNDAEKQASQEQIDFAVRQLAQSLRQLSDGDLTCAISTPFAGGLDQLRRDFNGSLERLNETLAEIRQDAYNIQANGNAMRASADELSRRTETQAASLEQTAAAVDEITVTVRQTASRAGEANAIVRETRKNAEASSEVVADAVDSMTRIEDASRKIEQIIDVIEDIAFQTNLLALNAGIEAARAGEAGKGFAVVAQEVRELAQRSAGAANEIKSLIDTATREVSTGVHHVQRTGEALGDISGRIAQLYEHVQMIAQAAQDQSAGLQEVNTAVNQMDQMTQANAAMVEEANAMSQQLAHEGDHLMQLVSQFRLSQEERHAYAA, from the coding sequence ATGAATATTGACGGCCTGCTTTCGCGATTCCGCATTCAAACCAAGATTTTCCTGATGGTGACACCATTCGTACTGAGCATATTGCTTGTCGGTGTCGTCAGCCTCTACTCCAACCAGATCCTGCGCGGACGTATCGAGATCTCGAATGTCGTTCTGCAGTCGATGGATGGTTACAAGCAGGTCTTCGCGAGCATCAGCGGCTTTCTGCGGGAACCGGTGAAGGCGAATTTCGACAAGGCGGCCGCTGACGTTGCGCAGCAGAAAGCGCGCCTGGCGGATGTCATCGCAACCCTCAGGGGTGAGACCGACGTGACGCTGCTCGATCAGGCGCTGACGCAGACCGCCAAGATTGCTGACAACAACGAAAAGCTCTGGAAACTGGAGCAGCAGCGCAGTGCCGTGCTGGCAGATATCGCCAAGGCGTTCGCGACCATGAACGATGTCCAGACCGCTGCCGGAAAGACCGTCTTCAAGCTTGTCGCAGATGCCACGCGGGTGCAGAACGCACAGAAAATCGCGCTGAAGTCGAGCGTCGATATCGATTCCCAAGGCCGCAAGATTGGCGATCTTTACACCAAGCTCAACGGTATTACCGATATCGCCGAACGCGTTGCGGCCATCGACGCCGTTCGCGCCGACCCTGATCTGAACAGGCTCGCGGCATCGCTGCCGACCGACCAGAAGGATCTCGCAGTCAAGCTGAACGCCGCGCTGAAGAAGCTGAAGGATGACAGTCAGGCCGGCGAAGGCGCCGCCAGCACGGCCGGTGCCGATCTCCTTTTCCTGTCCGCCAAGCTCAACAAGATGGCGAGCGACATGATGCGCAAGGCGGTCATCGACCTGACCAACGCCGACAAGGCGATCACGCTGGCGAATACAATGAACCGCAAGATCGCGTCGCTGACCACCATCCGCAGCAATATCGAGATCGGCGTGGCCAAGATGACTGCTGCGCCGACCCAGGAGCAGGTCGCCGCCACGCGCGGCGACATCTATCTCTTCGGCAAGACGCTGGATGATATCGGCGCAACGGTGACCGACGATTCGACGCTGAAAGATCTGGCTGACGGGTTGAAGGGGACGCTCGACACATTCTCCGATAATGTCCAGGCGCTACTCGATATCTTTAATCGCAAGAATACGGAGTTTTCCGCCGCCGCCGCCCAGATCGACCAGACCTGGAACCTGCTCTCGCGCTTTGCGGATCAGCAGAAGGATGCAGCCAAGGAGGAAAGCACCTCGGCCAACAGCATTTCGATCAGTGTCGTCATTGCCGGCATCGTCATCGCGATCTTCGCGGGGATCGGCCTGATCCTGATCTTCCGCCGGCCGATCGGCCAGATCACGGCGGCCATGCGTCGCCTGGCCGAAGGCGTGCTCGATACGGCAATCCAGGGCGATACCCGTCGCGATGAAATTGGCGACATGGCCCGTGCGCTCGGTGTCTTCAAGGCGAATGCTCTGGAGAAGCTGCGTGTCGAGACCGTCAGCGAGGAACAGCGCCTGGCGGCCGAGGCCGAGCGGGTTCGCAATGATGCGGAAAAGCAGGCTAGCCAGGAACAGATCGATTTCGCCGTGCGCCAGCTTGCCCAGTCGCTTCGCCAGTTGTCCGACGGCGATCTGACCTGCGCCATCTCGACGCCCTTTGCGGGCGGCCTTGACCAGTTGCGTCGGGACTTCAACGGTTCGCTGGAGCGCCTGAACGAAACGCTCGCCGAGATCCGCCAGGACGCCTACAACATCCAGGCCAATGGCAACGCCATGCGCGCCTCGGCAGACGAACTGTCGCGTCGCACCGAAACGCAGGCCGCTTCGCTCGAGCAGACGGCCGCCGCCGTCGACGAAATAACGGTGACCGTCCGCCAGACTGCGAGCCGCGCGGGTGAGGCCAACGCCATCGTCAGGGAAACCCGCAAGAATGCCGAAGCTTCGTCTGAGGTCGTCGCCGATGCGGTGGATTCCATGACCCGCATCGAGGACGCCTCGCGCAAGATCGAGCAGATCATCGACGTCATCGAGGACATTGCCTTCCAGACCAATCTTCTGGCGCTCAATGCCGGCATTGAAGCCGCGCGCGCTGGTGAAGCCGGCAAGGGCTTTGCGGTTGTCGCGCAGGAAGTGCGCGAATTGGCGCAGCGCTCCGCAGGTGCTGCCAATGAGATCAAGAGCCTGATTGACACCGCAACCCGCGAAGTCTCGACCGGCGTTCACCACGTCCAGCGCACCGGCGAGGCGCTCGGCGATATCTCCGGCCGCATCGCGCAGCTTTACGAGCACGTGCAGATGATCGCGCAGGCGGCGCAGGACCAGTCCGCCGGTCTGCAGGAGGTCAACACGGCCGTCAACCAGATGGACCAGATGACCCAGGCCAATGCCGCCATGGTGGAGGAGGCCAATGCCATGTCGCAGCAGCTTGCCCATGAAGGCGATCACCTCATGCAGCTTGTCAGCCAGTTCCGCTTGAGCCAGGAGGAGCGTCACGCCTACGCTGCGTGA
- a CDS encoding allosteric NADP-dependent malic enzyme: MAGNDKSGNKGTRNLASVTEQEALDFHARGRPGKLEIAPTKPMATQRDLSLAYSPGVAVPVKAIADDPSRAYDYTTRGNMVAVISNGTAILGLGNLGALASKPVMEGKSVLFKRFADVDSIDLEVDTEDPDEFINCVRFLGPSFGGINLEDIKAPECFIIEQRLREIMDIPVFHDDQHGTAIIAAAGLINALALTGRDFKTTKLVCNGAGAAAIACIELIKSMGFAPENVILCDTKGVIYQGRTEGMNQWKSAHAVKTDGRSLKEAMVGADVFFGLSSKGALTDDMVLSMAPNPIIFAMANPDPEVAPEDVARLRGDAIVATGRSDYPNQVNNVLGFPYIFRGALDVRASTINDHMKIAAANALADLARADVPDDVAAAYQGNRPRFGPQYIIPVPFDPRLISAIPVAVARAAMESGVARKPILDLEAYARELNARRDPIASTLQRLYQYVRRNPKRVVFAEGEEEQVMRAALSYVNQQLGTAILLGREEQMRETAEKAGVDLNRPGIEIVNARLSTRNEAYTDYLYARLQRQGYLYRDVQRLINNDRNHFAACMVALGDADGMVSGTTRNYSTVLDDVKRCIDIRAGHRMIGVSIALARGRTVLVADTAVHDMPNSEQLADIAEEAAGLARRLGYEPRVAMLAYSTFGHPSGERSDRVIEAVKILDRRRVDFEYDGEMAADVALNPKVMEQYPFCRLSGTANVLVMPAFHSASISTKMLQELGGSTVIGPILVGLDKSVQIVSIGAKDSDIVNMAAIAAYNASV, encoded by the coding sequence ATGGCCGGCAACGATAAGAGCGGGAACAAGGGCACGCGCAATCTCGCGTCCGTCACAGAACAGGAAGCGCTTGATTTTCACGCACGCGGACGCCCCGGCAAGCTCGAAATTGCACCGACCAAGCCCATGGCCACCCAGCGTGACCTGTCGCTTGCCTATTCGCCCGGCGTTGCGGTGCCGGTGAAAGCCATCGCCGACGATCCGTCGCGCGCCTATGATTATACGACGCGCGGCAACATGGTCGCCGTCATTTCCAACGGCACGGCGATTCTCGGGCTCGGCAATCTCGGCGCGCTGGCGTCGAAGCCGGTCATGGAAGGCAAGTCCGTCCTCTTCAAGCGTTTTGCCGATGTCGATTCCATCGACCTGGAAGTCGACACGGAAGACCCGGACGAGTTCATCAATTGCGTGCGCTTCCTCGGTCCGTCCTTTGGCGGCATCAATCTGGAAGACATCAAGGCGCCGGAATGTTTCATCATCGAGCAGCGCCTGCGCGAAATCATGGATATTCCGGTTTTCCATGACGACCAGCACGGCACGGCAATCATCGCCGCCGCCGGCCTCATCAACGCGCTCGCGCTGACGGGTCGCGATTTCAAGACGACCAAGCTCGTCTGCAACGGGGCAGGCGCTGCGGCGATTGCCTGTATCGAACTTATCAAGTCGATGGGCTTTGCACCGGAAAACGTCATCCTTTGCGACACCAAGGGCGTGATCTATCAGGGCCGTACCGAGGGCATGAATCAGTGGAAGTCTGCCCACGCCGTTAAGACGGACGGCCGTTCGCTGAAGGAGGCGATGGTCGGCGCCGACGTGTTCTTCGGCCTGTCCAGCAAGGGCGCGCTGACGGACGACATGGTTCTCTCCATGGCGCCCAACCCGATCATCTTCGCCATGGCGAACCCCGACCCGGAAGTCGCGCCGGAAGATGTCGCGCGGCTTCGCGGCGATGCGATCGTCGCCACGGGCCGCTCGGACTATCCGAACCAGGTCAACAATGTGCTGGGCTTCCCTTACATCTTCCGGGGCGCGCTCGACGTGCGCGCCTCCACGATCAATGACCACATGAAGATCGCCGCCGCCAATGCGTTGGCCGATCTCGCCCGTGCCGATGTTCCGGATGACGTCGCCGCAGCGTACCAGGGCAATCGCCCGCGTTTCGGGCCGCAATATATCATCCCCGTGCCCTTCGACCCGCGCCTCATCTCGGCGATCCCGGTCGCAGTGGCCAGGGCCGCGATGGAATCCGGCGTCGCGCGCAAGCCGATCCTCGATCTTGAGGCCTATGCCCGCGAACTCAACGCAAGGCGCGATCCCATTGCCTCGACTTTGCAGCGACTCTATCAATATGTCCGACGTAACCCGAAGCGTGTCGTCTTCGCCGAGGGCGAGGAAGAGCAGGTCATGCGCGCCGCTCTCTCTTATGTGAACCAGCAGCTCGGCACGGCCATTCTGCTTGGCCGCGAGGAACAGATGCGCGAGACGGCGGAAAAGGCGGGCGTCGATCTTAATCGTCCTGGCATTGAGATCGTCAATGCCCGGCTTTCGACCCGCAACGAAGCCTATACGGACTATCTCTATGCGCGTCTCCAGCGGCAGGGCTACCTCTACCGCGACGTCCAGCGCCTCATCAACAATGACCGCAACCACTTCGCCGCCTGCATGGTGGCGCTCGGCGATGCCGACGGCATGGTGTCGGGAACGACGCGCAATTACTCAACCGTGCTCGACGACGTGAAGCGTTGCATCGATATCAGGGCCGGTCATCGGATGATCGGCGTGTCCATCGCGCTTGCCCGCGGTCGCACGGTTCTGGTGGCCGACACGGCCGTTCATGACATGCCGAATTCGGAACAGCTGGCAGATATCGCGGAAGAAGCCGCAGGTCTCGCCCGGCGGCTGGGTTACGAACCGCGCGTCGCCATGCTCGCCTATTCCACCTTCGGCCATCCCTCGGGCGAGCGATCGGATCGCGTCATCGAGGCCGTGAAGATTCTCGACCGCCGCCGCGTGGATTTCGAATATGATGGCGAAATGGCCGCCGATGTGGCGCTCAATCCGAAGGTGATGGAGCAATATCCGTTCTGCCGTCTGTCAGGAACGGCCAACGTTCTGGTCATGCCGGCCTTCCACTCGGCTTCGATCTCGACGAAGATGTTGCAGGAGCTGGGCGGCTCGACGGTCATCGGCCCGATCCTCGTGGGACTGGATAAGTCGGTCCAGATCGTGTCCATCGGCGCGAAGGACAGCGATATCGTCAATATGGCGGCGATAGCCGCCTATAACGCCAGCGTCTGA
- a CDS encoding DNA mismatch repair protein MutS, with product MVATISDHRQTVLTAELLASEESRQSATPMMEQYIEIKANNPGSLLFYRMGDFYELFFEDAVDASRALGITLTKRGQHMGLDIPMCGVPIHAADDYLQKLISLGFRVAVCEQVEDPAEAKKRGSKSVVRRDVIRLVTPGTLTEEKLLSPSESNYLMALARIKGGSEPAYALAWIDISTGVFRLAETARERMLADILRIDPKELILADQVFHDPDLRPVMDVLGRTAVPQPQVLFDSATAENRLARYFDVGTLDGFGTFTRAEIAAAAAAVAYVEKTQIDARPPLGRPERESSASTLFIDPATRANLELARTLSGNRDGSLLKAIDRTVTGGGARLLAERLMSPLTDPDAINMRLDSVAWLMDATTLTDDLRDDLKHAPDMTRALSRLALGRGGPRDLGALRQGLQASRMIAARLEREILPPELLDAQNALQELPLDLAAELEAVLGDELPLLKRDGGFVRAGAIAELDEVRALRDQSRQVIAGLQLDYVEETGIKSLKIKYNNVLGYFIEVTAGNAGAMTDTNEGRARFIHRQTMANAMRFTTTELAELETKIANAADRALSLELEAFDRLTALVVSHAEAVKAAARALSVIDVSAGLATLAGEQGYCRPMVDDSNAFAIVAGRHPVVEQALRRQSAEPFVANDCDLSPPKGAKDGAIWLLTGPNMGGKSTFLRQAALIAIMAQMGSFVPAGSARIGVVDRLFSRVGASDDLARGRSTFMVEMVETAAILNQATERSLVILDEIGRGTATFDGLSIAWAAVEHLHEVNRCRGLFATHFHELTVLSEKLGRLSNATMKVREWKGEVIFLHEAGPGAADRSYGIQVARLAGLPAAVVARAKDVLARLEDTARKSPASQLIDDLPLFKVAAKQVEESRHAGPSKVEETLAALDLDDMTPREALEALYALKKELRKA from the coding sequence ATGGTGGCCACCATTTCCGATCATCGTCAAACCGTGCTCACCGCAGAATTACTGGCATCGGAGGAGAGCCGTCAATCGGCCACGCCGATGATGGAGCAATATATCGAGATCAAGGCCAACAATCCGGGCTCGCTGCTCTTCTACCGGATGGGCGATTTCTATGAGCTGTTTTTCGAAGACGCGGTGGATGCGTCACGCGCGCTCGGCATCACGCTGACCAAGCGTGGCCAGCATATGGGCCTCGACATTCCCATGTGCGGCGTGCCGATCCATGCGGCCGACGACTATCTTCAAAAGCTGATTTCGCTCGGCTTCCGCGTTGCCGTCTGCGAACAGGTGGAAGACCCGGCGGAGGCGAAGAAGCGCGGCTCGAAGTCCGTCGTCCGCCGTGACGTCATCCGGCTCGTGACGCCGGGAACGCTGACCGAGGAAAAGCTGCTCTCGCCGTCTGAATCCAACTATCTGATGGCGCTTGCCCGCATCAAGGGTGGGTCAGAACCGGCTTACGCTCTGGCCTGGATCGACATTTCGACCGGTGTCTTCAGGCTTGCAGAAACCGCCCGCGAGCGGATGCTCGCCGACATCCTGCGCATCGATCCGAAGGAACTGATCCTTGCCGATCAGGTCTTCCACGATCCCGACCTTCGCCCGGTTATGGATGTGCTCGGCCGCACCGCCGTCCCGCAGCCGCAGGTTCTGTTTGATAGCGCCACGGCTGAAAACCGCCTCGCCCGTTATTTCGATGTCGGTACGCTCGACGGGTTCGGAACCTTCACCCGCGCCGAGATTGCAGCAGCAGCCGCTGCCGTCGCCTATGTCGAGAAGACGCAGATTGACGCACGCCCCCCGCTTGGTCGGCCGGAGCGCGAAAGCAGCGCCTCGACGCTCTTCATCGATCCGGCGACGCGCGCTAATCTAGAGCTTGCCCGCACGCTTTCCGGCAACCGCGACGGCTCGCTGCTGAAAGCCATCGACCGAACCGTCACCGGGGGCGGCGCGAGACTGCTGGCCGAACGGCTGATGTCGCCGCTGACGGATCCGGACGCCATCAACATGCGGCTCGACAGTGTCGCCTGGCTGATGGACGCGACGACACTCACCGACGATCTGCGCGACGATCTGAAACACGCGCCGGACATGACGCGGGCGCTCTCCCGCCTGGCGCTAGGGCGCGGCGGTCCGCGCGATCTCGGCGCGCTGCGTCAGGGTTTGCAAGCCTCGCGCATGATCGCCGCTCGGCTGGAGCGCGAAATCCTGCCCCCGGAACTTCTCGATGCGCAGAATGCGCTGCAGGAATTGCCCCTCGATCTCGCCGCCGAACTGGAGGCCGTTCTCGGCGACGAACTGCCGCTTCTGAAGCGCGACGGCGGCTTCGTCCGCGCCGGCGCGATTGCGGAACTCGACGAGGTGCGGGCGCTGCGCGACCAGTCGCGGCAGGTCATTGCGGGTCTTCAGCTCGACTATGTCGAGGAAACCGGCATCAAGTCGCTAAAGATCAAATATAACAATGTTCTCGGCTATTTCATCGAAGTGACGGCCGGCAATGCTGGCGCGATGACCGACACGAACGAGGGCCGCGCCCGCTTCATCCACCGCCAGACCATGGCGAATGCCATGCGCTTCACAACGACCGAGCTTGCCGAACTCGAAACCAAGATCGCCAATGCCGCCGATCGGGCGCTGTCGCTGGAGCTGGAAGCCTTCGACCGGCTGACCGCGCTAGTCGTGTCCCACGCCGAGGCGGTCAAGGCCGCCGCCCGCGCACTTTCCGTCATCGATGTCTCGGCGGGGCTTGCCACGCTGGCTGGCGAACAGGGCTATTGCCGCCCGATGGTGGATGACAGCAACGCCTTTGCCATCGTCGCCGGCCGCCATCCGGTGGTCGAGCAGGCGCTGCGCCGGCAATCGGCGGAACCCTTTGTCGCCAATGATTGCGATCTTTCGCCGCCAAAGGGTGCGAAGGATGGCGCGATCTGGCTGCTCACCGGTCCCAACATGGGCGGTAAGTCGACCTTCCTCAGACAGGCGGCGTTGATTGCCATCATGGCGCAGATGGGTTCCTTCGTGCCGGCTGGGTCGGCCCGGATCGGGGTTGTCGACCGGCTCTTCTCGCGCGTCGGCGCTTCCGACGATCTGGCCCGCGGCCGCTCCACCTTCATGGTCGAAATGGTCGAGACGGCAGCGATCCTCAATCAGGCGACCGAGCGCTCGCTGGTCATTCTCGACGAAATCGGCCGTGGTACGGCGACTTTCGACGGTCTCTCCATCGCCTGGGCAGCAGTCGAACACCTGCATGAGGTCAACCGCTGCCGGGGACTCTTCGCCACGCATTTCCATGAGCTGACCGTGCTTTCGGAGAAGCTCGGGCGTCTGTCCAACGCGACGATGAAGGTGCGCGAATGGAAGGGCGAAGTCATCTTCCTGCATGAGGCCGGACCCGGCGCGGCAGACCGTTCCTATGGTATTCAGGTCGCGCGCCTTGCCGGCCTGCCTGCCGCCGTGGTCGCCCGCGCCAAGGATGTGCTGGCGAGGCTGGAAGACACCGCGCGCAAATCGCCGGCCAGCCAGCTGATCGATGACCTGCCGCTCTTCAAGGTCGCCGCCAAGCAGGTCGAGGAAAGCCGCCATGCCGGTCCATCCAAGGTCGAGGAGACGCTGGCAGCGCTCGACCTCGATGACATGACCCCGCGCGAGGCGCTGGAGGCCCTGTACGCGCTGAAGAAAGAACTTCGCAAGGCTTGA
- a CDS encoding L-fucose mutarotase: protein MLKGIDPILSPELLFTLRAMGHTDEIAIVDGNYPGLEHARRLVRTDGHGVIAVLNAILSVMPVDDFVPEAIFRAIPRGDMAALDPVHEEMIACCARHEPMRQVVPLAPADFYTRVRAAHTVVQTSEPRLYGNIILRKGVIYP, encoded by the coding sequence GTGCTGAAGGGGATTGATCCCATCCTGAGTCCCGAATTGTTGTTCACGCTGCGCGCGATGGGCCACACCGATGAAATCGCCATCGTTGACGGCAACTATCCCGGGCTTGAACATGCGCGCCGACTGGTTCGGACCGATGGGCATGGCGTCATTGCGGTGCTGAACGCGATCCTCTCCGTGATGCCGGTGGACGACTTCGTGCCGGAGGCCATCTTCCGCGCCATTCCGCGCGGCGACATGGCGGCGCTCGATCCGGTGCATGAGGAAATGATCGCCTGCTGCGCGCGTCACGAGCCGATGCGACAGGTCGTTCCCCTCGCGCCTGCCGATTTCTACACGCGGGTCCGCGCCGCACACACGGTCGTGCAGACCAGCGAACCGCGCCTTTACGGCAATATCATCCTTCGCAAGGGCGTCATCTACCCCTGA
- a CDS encoding Exodeoxyribonuclease VII large subunit: MSNLFDPDSATNLYEYSVSELSGSIKRTVENAFDHVRLRGEISGYRGPHSSGHAYFSLKDDRARIDAVIWKGSFSKLRFRPEEGMEVIATGKVTTFPGSSKYQIVIENLEPAGAGALMALIEERKRKLAAEGLFDEGRKQLLPYMPKVIGVVTSPTGAVIRDILHRISDRFPVHVIVWPVKVQGEGSGDEVANAIRGFNALEDGGPIARPDLLIVARGGGSLEDLWSFNDEAVVRAAAESEIPLISAVGHETDWTLIDYAADVRAPTPTGAAEMAVPVKADLEAQVATLSARLKAAVTRQMEGNRQSLRALVRALPSLDQLLALPQQRLDRAASSLGQGLELNTLNKRRAFDTAAGKLRPDMLASRIGERRQMLDQRMARAERSVERLVDRSRSRINRADAALAGLPGRLAHEIGRSGDRLKGLALRADTALATRLSRERSALAAHERMLLSLSYKNVLKRGYAVIRDEEDSVLSSAEAVSEGQSLSIEFADGRVSAAAGDGGSVSARPKKGEKPAPAKKPEQGSLF, translated from the coding sequence ATGAGCAACCTCTTCGATCCCGATTCGGCAACGAATCTCTACGAATATTCGGTCTCGGAACTCTCGGGGTCGATCAAGCGCACCGTCGAGAACGCGTTCGACCACGTGCGTCTGCGCGGCGAGATCTCCGGCTATCGCGGACCGCATTCGTCCGGTCATGCCTATTTCAGCCTCAAGGACGACCGCGCCCGCATTGACGCCGTCATCTGGAAGGGCAGCTTTTCCAAACTCCGCTTCCGTCCCGAAGAGGGCATGGAAGTGATTGCCACCGGCAAGGTCACGACCTTCCCGGGCTCGTCGAAATACCAGATCGTCATCGAAAATCTCGAGCCTGCGGGTGCCGGCGCGCTGATGGCGCTGATCGAGGAGCGCAAGCGCAAGCTCGCAGCCGAGGGCCTGTTCGACGAGGGCCGCAAGCAATTGCTGCCCTATATGCCGAAGGTGATCGGCGTCGTGACATCGCCGACGGGTGCCGTTATCCGTGATATCCTGCATCGCATTTCCGATCGCTTCCCGGTCCATGTCATCGTCTGGCCGGTGAAGGTCCAGGGCGAAGGCTCCGGCGACGAGGTGGCGAATGCGATTCGCGGTTTCAATGCGCTGGAAGACGGCGGGCCAATCGCGAGGCCTGATCTTCTGATCGTCGCGCGCGGCGGCGGATCGCTTGAGGACCTTTGGAGCTTCAATGACGAGGCCGTGGTTCGCGCTGCAGCGGAGAGCGAAATCCCGCTGATCTCGGCCGTCGGCCACGAGACCGACTGGACCCTGATCGACTATGCGGCGGATGTCCGCGCGCCGACACCAACGGGCGCTGCCGAAATGGCCGTTCCGGTGAAGGCCGATCTCGAGGCGCAGGTGGCGACTTTGTCGGCGCGGCTAAAGGCGGCCGTGACGCGCCAGATGGAGGGCAACCGGCAGTCGCTCCGCGCCCTCGTTCGCGCCCTGCCCTCGCTCGATCAGTTGCTCGCGCTGCCGCAGCAGAGGCTCGACCGCGCCGCTTCCAGCCTTGGTCAAGGGCTGGAACTCAACACTCTCAACAAACGTCGCGCCTTCGACACGGCCGCCGGCAAGCTTAGGCCCGATATGCTTGCCAGTCGCATCGGCGAGCGCCGACAGATGCTCGACCAGCGGATGGCGCGTGCGGAACGCTCCGTGGAGCGGCTTGTCGATCGCAGCCGATCCCGTATCAACCGGGCCGATGCCGCGCTCGCAGGTCTGCCCGGACGCCTCGCGCATGAAATCGGACGTTCGGGCGACCGGCTCAAGGGGCTGGCGCTCAGAGCGGATACAGCCCTTGCCACCCGGCTTTCACGCGAACGTTCGGCGCTCGCCGCACATGAACGCATGCTGCTGTCGCTCTCCTACAAGAATGTATTGAAGCGCGGCTATGCGGTGATCCGCGATGAGGAGGATTCGGTTCTGTCCTCTGCGGAAGCCGTTTCCGAGGGCCAGTCGCTTTCCATCGAATTTGCGGATGGACGTGTTTCCGCGGCAGCGGGCGATGGCGGGTCCGTAAGCGCGCGGCCCAAAAAAGGCGAAAAGCCCGCCCCGGCGAAAAAGCCGGAGCAGGGCTCACTCTTTTGA